CCGACCTGGCCGGATGGGCCGAGTACGGCTACTGCGCCAGCCACAGCCGCTTCTTCTGGGGCCTGCGCCTGCACCTGGTCTGCACCCTCCACGGCCTACCCGTCGCCTTCGCGCTCACCGGCGCCAAGGCCGTCGAGCGCGAGGTCCTGCTCGACATGCTCGCCGCCGACCCGGACCTGACCCGACAGCGGCCGGGCCAGATCCTGCTCGCCGACATGAACTACTACGGCCGCGCCTTCGAACACGAACTCGCGGCCACCGGCGTGCGGCTCCTGCGACCAGCCCGCAAAGGCGAGGCCCCACGAGCCGGATCGCACCTGTTCAAGCCGCTCCGGCAGCTGATCGAGTCCGTCAACCAGACCCTCAAGAGCCAACTCGACCTCGAACGCCACGGCGGACGCACCCCATCCGGAGTGACCGTCCGGGTCCTGCAACGCATCCTCGCGCTGACCGCGGCAATCTGGCACAACCACAACACCGGCCGGCCCACCCTGCGATCACTCACCGCCTACGACCACTGACCTCGGAATCAATCATCTAGATGCGACCACGCCCGACCACCTCCAGCCGCGCGCGATGCAGCAACTCGGTCAGCGCACTCTCCCCGCCCGTTATGTCGGCATCCTCCCTCGTCATCGCGGGAGTCGAGTGGGACTCCTCCATCGGGCGGGGCAGGCCACCGGGCTGCAAAAAGGAGCGGAATGCGCTAAATACCCGATATAAGTGCAACCAGAACTGCAACCACGGAACGACGAAGGACCCGGCCGCAGTGCGGTCGGGTCCTTCGTTTGCCCTGGCGGGCGGGTGCGGAGGATACGAGATTCGAACTCGTGAGGGGTTGCCCCCAACACGCTTTCCAAGCGTGCGCCCTAGGCCACTAGGCGAATCCTCCGTGGGAGAGCTTAGTACATGTTCGGGGGTGCTCGCGACCACCTATCCGCAGGTGGTCATGGGTGGGTGCCTGCGGATCGGAGAGCGGGGTGGGCGGTAGGAGCTGCGGTCGGAATCCGCTACTCTGGGGGCAGCCCCTCGTGTGGCGTTATCTCTCTGAACCCCCCCAGGGCCGGAAGGCAGCAAGGGTAAGAGGGCTCTGGCGGGTGCACGAGGGGTCTTTGCGTTCCCTGGGGCCCGGTGCGCCGGGTGGCCGCTGGGCTGCGGGGCGCCGCGTTTGTCCGTGCGTCCCGATATCGTCGGTGGTGTGTCCCTAGCCCTGTACCGCCGCTACCGCCCCGAGACTTTCGCCGAGGTCATCGGGCAGGAGCACGTGACCGCTCCGCTCCAGCAGGCCCTGCGCAACAACAGGGTCAACCACGCCTACCTGTTCAGCGGCCCGCGCGGCTGCGGCAAGACGACCAGCGCGCGCATCCTGGCCCGCTGCCTCAACTGCGAGCAGGGTCCGACGCCGACGCCGTGCGGGGTCTGCCAGTCCTGCACGGACCTGGCGACCGGCGGGCCGGGGTCGATCGACGTGATCGAGATCGACGCCGCCTCGCACGGTGGTGTGGACGACGCGCGTGATCTGCGTGAGCGGGCGTTCTTCGCGCCGGTGCACAGCAGGTACAAGATCTTCATCCTGGACGAGGCCCACATGGTGACCCCGGCCGGCTTCAACGCCCTGCTGAAGGTGGTCGAGGAGCCGCCGGAGCACCTCAAGTTCATCTTCGCCACCACGGAGCCGGAGAAGGTGATCGGGACGATCCGCTCCCGTACGCACCACTACCCGTTCCGGCTGGTGCCCCCCGGCACGCTGCGGGACTACCTCGCGGAGGTCTGCGGGCGGGAGGGCATCCAGGTCGAGGACACGGTGTTCCCGCTGGTGGTGCGCTCCGGCGCCGGCTCGGTGCGTGACTCGATGTCGGTGATGGACCAGCTGCTCGCGGGCGCCGACGAGGCCGGTGTGACGTACCCGATGGCCACCGCCCTGCTCGGGTACACCGACTC
The sequence above is drawn from the Kitasatospora sp. NBC_00315 genome and encodes:
- a CDS encoding IS982 family transposase, yielding MTTEMDTLATALYVRVDDLLKTSPELLPWRPPVGLAPKLTDAELVTLAVMQALLGFTSEARWLRFAHAALHPLFPYLPQQSGWNKRLRRAAPLIQHVTRALARDTALWSDDVWVVDSTPVECGRSRETVKRSDLAGWAEYGYCASHSRFFWGLRLHLVCTLHGLPVAFALTGAKAVEREVLLDMLAADPDLTRQRPGQILLADMNYYGRAFEHELAATGVRLLRPARKGEAPRAGSHLFKPLRQLIESVNQTLKSQLDLERHGGRTPSGVTVRVLQRILALTAAIWHNHNTGRPTLRSLTAYDH